A region from the Cystobacter ferrugineus genome encodes:
- a CDS encoding GspE/PulE family protein, with protein sequence MAQGSDTFSELSQYTLDRHSMRLLPEPFCRRHSVVVLGKIDAQASDTPVTIGMTDPDNQTLRFRISDFLQRAIQPVKLNRYEIDTALRTGFGAGPQTKSDLVIRERPPSRQPPSSVELVDDILAGAIEREASDIHIESYRDDVDLRYRIDGILHQAYTDMDPESVQEVVSRIKILAGMDITERRRPQDGRIRAVIVQGEEHKVVDYRVSVVPSPGGEDVVIRVLDSSEGLVPVSKLGMSPDTERVFLNLLSNPEGLILVTGPTGSGKTTTLYGALAQLNDGRKKIITAEDPIEYYVPKVNQKEVTPQMSHALLLRALLRQDPNVMLVGEIRDLETGSMALTAAATGHVVLGTLHTADAVGAVGRLRGLELDDADIADSLLAVLAQRLVRRICPRCVAPAEPTRKQKDLLGPLLDGIQPQTGVGCEECRHTGYRGRTGIYELLVVDSGLQELIAQGAHSAQLRRHARVHGFRTLVENALEKIASGQTTLAELVRVIPFRQLRTAREEHQPKKVSDDS encoded by the coding sequence ATGGCCCAGGGGTCCGACACCTTCTCCGAGCTCTCGCAGTACACCCTCGACCGCCACTCCATGCGGCTGCTCCCGGAGCCGTTCTGCCGCCGCCATTCCGTGGTGGTGTTGGGGAAGATCGACGCGCAGGCGTCCGACACGCCCGTCACCATCGGCATGACGGATCCGGACAACCAGACCCTGCGCTTCCGGATCTCCGACTTCCTGCAGCGGGCCATCCAGCCGGTGAAGCTCAACCGCTACGAGATCGACACGGCCCTCCGCACGGGCTTCGGTGCCGGGCCCCAGACGAAGTCGGATCTCGTCATCCGCGAGCGCCCGCCCTCGCGGCAGCCGCCCTCGTCCGTCGAGCTGGTGGATGACATCCTCGCCGGGGCCATCGAGCGCGAGGCCTCGGACATCCACATCGAGAGCTACCGCGACGACGTGGACCTGCGCTACCGCATCGACGGCATCCTGCATCAGGCCTACACGGACATGGATCCGGAGTCCGTGCAGGAGGTGGTCAGCCGCATCAAGATCCTCGCCGGAATGGACATCACCGAGCGCCGCCGGCCCCAGGACGGCCGCATCCGCGCCGTCATCGTCCAGGGCGAGGAGCACAAGGTCGTCGACTACCGCGTGAGCGTGGTGCCGAGCCCGGGTGGTGAGGACGTGGTCATCCGCGTGCTCGACTCGAGCGAGGGGCTCGTCCCCGTGAGCAAGCTGGGGATGAGCCCGGACACGGAGCGGGTCTTCCTCAACCTGCTCTCCAACCCCGAGGGCCTCATCCTCGTCACCGGCCCCACGGGCAGCGGGAAGACGACCACCCTCTATGGGGCGCTCGCGCAGCTCAACGATGGGCGCAAGAAGATCATCACCGCCGAGGACCCCATCGAGTACTACGTCCCCAAGGTGAACCAGAAGGAGGTCACCCCGCAGATGTCGCACGCGCTGCTGCTGCGCGCGCTGCTGCGGCAGGACCCCAACGTGATGCTCGTGGGGGAGATCCGCGACCTGGAGACGGGCAGCATGGCGCTCACCGCCGCGGCCACCGGGCACGTGGTGCTCGGCACGCTCCACACCGCCGATGCAGTGGGCGCCGTGGGCCGGCTGCGCGGCCTGGAATTGGATGACGCCGACATCGCGGACTCGCTGCTCGCGGTGCTGGCCCAGCGGCTCGTGCGCCGCATCTGCCCCAGATGTGTGGCCCCCGCCGAACCCACCCGGAAGCAGAAGGATCTGCTCGGTCCGCTGCTGGACGGCATCCAGCCCCAGACGGGCGTCGGGTGCGAGGAGTGCCGCCACACCGGCTACCGCGGGCGCACCGGCATCTACGAGCTCCTGGTGGTGGACTCGGGGCTGCAGGAGCTGATCGCCCAGGGGGCCCACAGCGCACAGCTCCGCCGCCACGCGCGGGTGCACGGCTTCCGCACCCTCGTGGAGAACGCGCTGGAGAAGATCGCCTCCGGGCAGACCACGCTCGCGGAGCTGGTGCGCGTCATTCCCTTCCGACAGCTCAGGACCGCCCGCGAGGAGCATCAGCCGAAAAAGGTGTCAGACGACTCGTAG
- a CDS encoding DUF4386 domain-containing protein has translation MNTTRLHSRTLGILFLLPFFAYGIGTALVTSVLKDPEHLAVVTGQRTPFVGGALLLLLNSITVVGIGVLFFPILRERNPIIAVAYVCTRVMEALILIVGVVFLLCILQLGESARGQTTPELVTLFKLLSKGNFWAYQLAMIILGAGSVAFCLSLYRSRLLPSLLPLVGAVGYGLLALGSVLELFGLPWGTFFSGPGGLFELFLGGWLIAKGFRTVTPSVAA, from the coding sequence ATGAACACCACCCGCCTTCACTCCCGCACCCTGGGAATTCTCTTTCTCCTTCCGTTCTTCGCCTACGGCATCGGCACCGCGCTCGTCACCTCCGTCCTGAAGGATCCGGAGCACCTGGCCGTAGTGACCGGTCAGAGGACGCCGTTCGTCGGGGGCGCGCTGCTGCTCCTGTTGAACTCCATCACCGTCGTCGGGATTGGCGTGCTGTTCTTTCCGATACTCCGCGAGCGGAACCCGATCATCGCCGTCGCGTACGTCTGCACGCGGGTCATGGAGGCGCTGATCCTCATCGTCGGAGTGGTGTTCCTTCTGTGCATCCTTCAGCTCGGAGAATCCGCGCGAGGGCAGACGACGCCGGAGCTGGTGACCCTGTTCAAACTTCTCTCGAAGGGGAACTTCTGGGCGTACCAGCTCGCGATGATCATCCTGGGGGCCGGCAGCGTGGCGTTCTGCCTGTCGCTGTACCGCTCCCGGCTTCTTCCCTCGTTGCTCCCGCTGGTGGGCGCGGTGGGCTACGGGCTTCTGGCGCTGGGGTCCGTGCTCGAGCTCTTCGGGCTGCCGTGGGGCACCTTCTTCTCCGGGCCCGGGGGCCTGTTCGAGCTGTTCCTCGGCGGCTGGCTCATCGCCAAGGGGTTCCGGACGGTCACGCCTTCCGTCGCGGCGTAG
- a CDS encoding carbohydrate-binding protein: protein MSKRAEAMMTLVFLVGGIVGFTPTETRAAGANLTVNPGFEQNLSGWTNWGGVSVVTSPVGGGAKAARMGPGESGAGQIVEGVGPNGNYVLSGSGAVSNSNEIAIIGVDLMDANGAKLPNGKFELRFDGGSYTKKSLAFTTVPGTAKIQIYIYKNPNAGGYAYTDDISLSSVLNDLPNGVKAMWVWDLADTATAAKRGELISFSLTKGVNLLYLYTGNALVTYPDRYRALIALAHANGIRVEALDGQSDWVRGANHGYPLERIRQVMSYNGASAANERFDGIHHDNEPHTLPDWETNKQSLGSDYVDLARKSVGLLRSGGSPMTYSGDIPFWYETVTITYAGATKELYKHILDAMDYVTLMDYRDYAEGADGIIQNGANEIAYGRTLGKKVVLGVETYDVPGNPEFVTFYQEGEAFMNAELAKVNAYYAASPNYAGYAVHYYTTYKTMLP from the coding sequence ATGTCCAAACGTGCAGAAGCGATGATGACCTTGGTTTTCCTGGTCGGAGGGATCGTCGGCTTCACGCCGACGGAGACGAGAGCGGCGGGAGCGAATCTCACCGTCAATCCCGGCTTCGAACAGAACCTGAGCGGATGGACGAACTGGGGAGGCGTGAGCGTCGTCACGAGTCCGGTAGGCGGCGGCGCGAAAGCCGCCCGGATGGGACCCGGCGAAAGCGGCGCTGGCCAGATCGTCGAAGGCGTTGGTCCGAACGGAAACTACGTATTGAGCGGAAGTGGAGCGGTAAGCAACAGCAACGAAATCGCGATCATCGGCGTCGATCTGATGGACGCGAACGGCGCGAAACTGCCGAACGGCAAGTTCGAACTCCGCTTCGACGGAGGAAGTTACACGAAGAAGTCGCTCGCCTTCACGACCGTTCCTGGCACCGCGAAGATCCAGATTTATATCTACAAGAATCCGAACGCCGGCGGGTATGCCTATACCGACGATATCTCCTTGTCGTCCGTATTGAACGACCTGCCCAACGGCGTGAAGGCGATGTGGGTATGGGATCTGGCGGATACAGCCACCGCCGCGAAGCGCGGCGAGTTGATCAGCTTCAGCCTGACGAAGGGCGTCAATCTGCTGTATCTCTACACGGGGAACGCCCTGGTCACCTATCCGGACCGCTATCGCGCGTTGATCGCGCTCGCTCATGCGAACGGCATCCGCGTCGAAGCGCTCGACGGCCAATCCGACTGGGTGCGCGGCGCGAATCATGGCTACCCGCTCGAACGCATCCGGCAGGTGATGAGCTATAACGGCGCTTCGGCGGCGAATGAGCGGTTCGACGGCATTCATCACGACAACGAGCCGCATACGCTGCCAGACTGGGAAACGAACAAGCAGTCGCTCGGCTCCGATTATGTCGATCTGGCGCGCAAGTCCGTCGGGCTGCTGCGCAGTGGCGGTTCACCGATGACCTACTCGGGCGACATCCCGTTCTGGTACGAGACGGTGACGATCACCTACGCCGGCGCCACCAAGGAGTTGTACAAACATATCCTGGACGCCATGGATTATGTAACGCTCATGGACTATCGCGATTACGCGGAAGGCGCGGACGGCATCATCCAGAACGGCGCCAACGAAATCGCCTACGGCAGGACTCTCGGCAAGAAGGTGGTGCTCGGCGTGGAGACATACGACGTGCCCGGCAATCCGGAATTCGTCACCTTCTATCAGGAAGGCGAAGCATTCATGAACGCGGAGTTGGCGAAGGTGAACGCTTATTACGCGGCTTCGCCCAATTACGCGGGATACGCCGTGCATTATTACACCACTTACAAGACCATGCTGCCTTGA
- a CDS encoding NUDIX domain-containing protein — protein MDPQPRVGVGAFIQDPDRRLLLVRRRRMPEADHWGLPGGKVDFGETLRAAVVREIAEELGVEIALDGLLCLVDQIDVPAGTHWVAPVYRAHIVRGEPINREPAALAEVGWFALDALPEPLTLSTRTALAQGDKGA, from the coding sequence ATGGACCCTCAACCCCGTGTGGGTGTCGGCGCATTCATCCAGGACCCGGACCGGAGACTGCTGCTGGTGCGGCGCCGGCGCATGCCCGAGGCGGACCATTGGGGGCTGCCGGGCGGCAAGGTCGACTTCGGCGAGACGCTGCGAGCCGCCGTGGTCCGGGAGATCGCCGAGGAGCTGGGCGTGGAGATCGCCCTCGACGGGCTGCTGTGCCTCGTCGATCAGATCGACGTGCCGGCGGGCACCCATTGGGTGGCGCCGGTGTACCGGGCCCACATCGTCCGGGGCGAGCCGATCAACCGCGAACCGGCGGCCCTGGCCGAGGTGGGCTGGTTCGCGCTGGATGCCCTGCCCGAACCACTGACCCTGTCGACCCGGACGGCGTTGGCGCAGGGGGATAAAGGAGCATAG